A window of the Pseudomonas furukawaii genome harbors these coding sequences:
- a CDS encoding DUF4197 domain-containing protein, with the protein MIRIATLCAGLALSASAFALSLADLSQQDASGGLKDALTQGAKVAVQQLGKPGGFADNPEVRIELPGNLGKAARTMKMMGMGDQVEQLEATMNKAAEAAVPEAQALLVDAVKKMTVQDAKSILAGTDDAATQYLNKTSRDQLRTRFLPIVKQATDKVGLAQQYNSFAGQAASFGVVDAKSANIESYVTEEALDGLFKMIAEQEASIRQNPAGAATSLAKKVFGAL; encoded by the coding sequence ATGATTCGAATCGCCACCCTTTGCGCCGGCCTCGCCCTGTCCGCCAGCGCCTTCGCCCTGTCCCTCGCAGACCTCAGCCAGCAGGACGCCAGTGGCGGCCTGAAGGATGCCCTGACCCAGGGCGCCAAGGTTGCCGTGCAGCAGTTGGGCAAACCCGGCGGCTTCGCCGATAACCCCGAGGTGCGCATCGAGCTGCCGGGCAATCTCGGCAAGGCCGCCAGGACGATGAAGATGATGGGCATGGGCGACCAGGTGGAACAGCTGGAAGCCACCATGAACAAGGCCGCCGAAGCCGCCGTTCCGGAAGCCCAGGCACTGCTGGTGGACGCCGTGAAGAAGATGACCGTGCAGGACGCCAAGTCGATCCTGGCCGGCACCGACGACGCCGCCACCCAGTACCTGAACAAAACCAGCCGCGACCAGCTGCGCACCCGCTTCCTGCCCATCGTCAAGCAGGCCACCGACAAGGTGGGCCTGGCCCAGCAGTACAACAGCTTCGCCGGCCAGGCCGCCAGCTTCGGCGTGGTGGACGCCAAGAGCGCCAACATCGAGAGCTACGTGACCGAAGAAGCGCTGGATGGGTTGTTCAAGATGATCGCCGAGCAGGAAGCCAGCATCCGCCAGAACCCGGCGGGCGCCGCCACCAGCCTGGCGAAGAAGGTCTTCGGCGCCCTCTGA